A genomic region of Miscanthus floridulus cultivar M001 chromosome 3, ASM1932011v1, whole genome shotgun sequence contains the following coding sequences:
- the LOC136546495 gene encoding beta-glucosidase 29-like, producing the protein MGVGTGMAKLLLAALLLAATACIGAHAKFSRHSFPKDFVFGTGSAAYQYEGAYKEGGKGPSIWDKFTHIPGKILNNDTGDVADDMYHRYKGDVQLLKDMNLDAFRFSIAWTRILPNGSLSGGINKEGVAFYNNLINEVIAKGLKPFVTIFHWDTPLALEDKYGGFLSENIIKDYVDFAEVCFKEFGDRVKVWTTFNEPWTYASMGYGTGAHAPGRCSPFVSKSCTPGDSGREPYVVTHHILLAHAEAVALYNARYKPAQRGQIGITAVSHWFVPASNSSADARAVQRSLDFMYGWFLDPIVHGEYPGTMLGYLGDRLPRFTAEQAKLIKDSYDFIGVNYYTAYFTSAKPAPNGLEQSYDGDIRANTSGFRDGVPIGKPEFVPIFFEYPQGLRELLLYTSRRYNNPVLYVTENGIAEENNKTIPLEVALKDGHRIRFHSQHLQFVNHAIKNGVNVKGYFTWTFMDCFEWGDGYLDRFGLIFIDRLNGLKRYRKQSTYWIQNFLKR; encoded by the exons ATGGGTGTCGGGACCGGAATGGCGAAGCTGCTTCTTGCAGCTCTGCTTCTCGCAGCTACCGCTTGCATCGGCGCTCACGCCAAGTTCAGCAGGCACAGCTTCCCCAAGGACTTCGTCTTCGGCACCGGCTCCGCGGCGTATCAG TATGAGGGTGCCtacaaggaaggaggcaaggggcCTAGCATATGGGACAAGTTCACTCACATTCCAG GTAAGATCTTGAACAACGACACCGGCGACGTAGCAGATGACATGTACCATCGATACAAG GGGGATGTGCAGCTCCTCAAGGACATGAACTTGGACGCCTTCCGGTTCTCCATTGCCTGGACCAGGATCCTGCCAA ACGGTTCCCTTAGTGGAGGAATCAACAAAGAAGGCGTGGCCTTCTACAACAACCTCATCAACGAGGTCATAGCCAAAG GGCTGAAGCCATTTGTCACCATCTTCCACTGGGACACGCCCCTGGCCCTGGAGGACAAGTATGGAGGATTCCTCAGTGAAAACATCAT CAAGGACTACGTGGACTTCGCGGAGGTGTGCTTCAAGGAGTTCGGCGACCGCGTCAAGGTCTGGACCACGTTCAACGAGCCATGGACGTACGCGTCGATGGGCTACGGCACGGGCGCGCACGCCCCGGGACGGTGCTCGCCGTTCGTCTCCAAGTCCTGCACCCCGGGCGACTCCGGCCGGGAGCCCTACGTCGTGACGCACCACATCCTGCTGGCGCACGCGGAGGCCGTGGCGCTGTACAACGCCAGGTACAAGCCGGCGCAGCGCGGGCAGATCGGCATCACGGCGGTGTCGCACTGGTTCGTGCCGGCGTCCAACTCCTCCGCCGACGCCAGGGCCGTGCAGCGCAGCCTGGACTTCATGTACGGCTGGTTCCTGGACCCCATCGTGCACGGCGAGTACCCGGGCACCATGCTCGGCTACCTGGGAGACCGGCTGCCCAGGTTCACCGCGGAGCAGGCAAAGCTCATCAAGGACTCCTATGATTTCATCGGCGTCAACTACTACACCGCCTACTTCACCTCCGCCAAGCCGGCCCCCAACGGGCTGGAGCAGTCCTACGACGGCGACATCCGCGCCAACACGTCCGGGTTCCGCGACGGCGTGCCCATCGGCAAGCCGGAGTTCGTGCCCATCTTCTTCGAGTACCCGCAGGGGCTCCGCGAGCTCCTGCTCTACACCAGCCGCCGCTACAACAACCCGGTCCTCTACGTCACGGAGAACGGCATCGCCGAGGAAAACAACAAGACGATTCCGCTGGAGGTGGCGCTCAAGGACGGGCACAGGATCAGGTTCCACAGCCAGCACCTGCAGTTCGTGAACCACGCCATCAAGAACGGCGTGAATGTGAAGGGCTACTTCACCTGGACCTTCATGGACTGCTTCGAGTGGGGGGACGGATACCTGGACCGCTTCGGCCTCATCTTCATCGACCGCCTCAACGGCCTCAAGCGCTACCGCAAGCAGTCCACCTACTGGATCCAGAACTTCCTGAAGCGATAG